The proteins below are encoded in one region of Clostridium estertheticum:
- a CDS encoding (2Fe-2S)-binding protein, translated as MENIKVVCSCLNVTVQDITNAIENGAKSFEEVQAVTKVGTGCGKCVDSVKELVAELLV; from the coding sequence GTGGAAAATATTAAAGTAGTATGTAGTTGCTTAAATGTTACAGTACAAGATATAACAAATGCTATCGAAAATGGTGCTAAGTCATTTGAGGAAGTGCAAGCAGTTACAAAAGTCGGTACTGGATGTGGTAAATGTGTAGATTCAGTTAAAGAATTAGTTGCTGAATTGTTAGTATAG
- a CDS encoding DUF3137 domain-containing protein: protein MGLFGPSKKEVWEQLSREINADYIEGGFFKSGMVEARVGNWIILFDTYSSGSGNNARTYTRIRAPFKTFDSFYFKIYRKGLFSDLGKLLGMQDVSVGYSEFDDNFIIKGTNSERLTQLFSNEKIRNLLQLQNSIHLEVKDNDGFFASEFPSNVDELYFVVNGVIRDIERLKDLYELFAEVLKELCVMSIASSEQVDVNLK, encoded by the coding sequence ATGGGGTTATTTGGACCAAGTAAAAAAGAAGTTTGGGAACAACTGTCTAGGGAGATTAATGCAGATTATATAGAGGGAGGTTTCTTTAAAAGTGGTATGGTAGAGGCACGTGTGGGTAATTGGATTATTTTGTTTGACACATATTCTTCTGGTAGTGGAAATAATGCTAGAACATATACACGAATAAGAGCCCCCTTTAAAACTTTTGATAGCTTTTATTTTAAAATTTATAGAAAAGGACTTTTTAGTGATTTAGGCAAACTTTTAGGCATGCAGGATGTTAGTGTTGGGTATAGTGAATTTGATGATAACTTTATAATAAAGGGTACTAACAGTGAAAGACTAACTCAATTATTTTCAAATGAAAAAATAAGAAATTTATTACAACTACAAAACTCAATACACTTAGAAGTTAAAGATAATGATGGATTTTTTGCTAGTGAATTTCCAAGCAATGTAGATGAATTGTATTTTGTAGTAAATGGTGTAATTAGGGATATTGAACGACTTAAAGACCTTTACGAGTTATTTGCAGAAGTACTAAAAGAACTTTGTGTTATGAGTATAGCTAGTAGTGAACAGGTGGATGTTAATCTGAAATAG
- a CDS encoding LemA family protein — protein sequence MTKSNKTLLIIGAIVVVLVLSVIGSYNGMVKSRVNVTTQQSNIDTVLQRRADLIPNIVSTVKAYAKHETDIFTSISTSRATMMGAGTTKDKLNADTKLTAGLGKLMAVAEAYPDLKANTQFTALTTELEGSENRVSVARKNYNDAVGSYNTKIGTFPNNIMAGMFGFKQAELFKATAGANVVPKVTF from the coding sequence ATGACAAAATCAAACAAAACATTACTAATAATAGGCGCAATAGTTGTAGTATTAGTATTATCCGTAATAGGTTCATATAATGGAATGGTAAAATCAAGAGTTAATGTAACAACGCAGCAAAGTAACATTGATACTGTATTGCAAAGAAGAGCAGATTTAATACCGAATATAGTAAGTACTGTTAAAGCATATGCAAAGCATGAAACTGACATATTTACAAGTATTTCAACTTCAAGAGCAACAATGATGGGTGCAGGAACTACTAAAGACAAGTTAAATGCAGATACTAAGTTAACGGCTGGTTTAGGAAAATTAATGGCTGTAGCAGAAGCTTACCCAGATTTAAAAGCAAATACACAGTTTACAGCATTAACTACTGAATTAGAAGGTTCAGAAAATAGAGTTTCTGTAGCAAGAAAGAATTATAATGATGCAGTAGGAAGTTACAATACTAAAATAGGCACATTTCCAAATAATATAATGGCAGGTATGTTTGGATTTAAACAAGCAGAGTTATTTAAAGCAACAGCAGGTGCTAATGTAGTACCTAAAGTAACATTCTAA
- a CDS encoding TPM domain-containing protein, producing MFKKKLLILFYVLIAVLMFQVPVLAAEDQLPDKPTNNIYVQDNAKILNASEIQKLVAKGTSLNSQKGIQLAILTVDVIPNGYDLESYSNAVFKKWGIGGKESNKGLLFVYVTDTDNIRLEVGYGLEGDIPDVTAKSILQTVHPVLREKKYSEALNMLYSLVSDAKLETAQTPKKSIFTADNIFKVLFMLGILAAIFKKPNRYHRDYGGGFGGGYGGGFGGGFGGDFGGGGDSFGGGDSGGGGASD from the coding sequence ATGTTTAAGAAGAAACTACTAATATTATTTTATGTTTTGATAGCAGTACTAATGTTTCAGGTACCAGTACTTGCAGCAGAAGACCAATTACCAGACAAACCAACTAATAATATCTATGTTCAAGATAATGCTAAAATATTAAATGCAAGTGAAATTCAAAAGTTAGTAGCAAAAGGTACAAGTTTAAACAGCCAAAAGGGAATACAACTTGCAATACTGACTGTAGATGTAATTCCTAATGGCTACGACTTAGAATCATATTCTAATGCAGTATTTAAAAAGTGGGGTATTGGAGGCAAAGAGTCAAATAAAGGTTTATTGTTTGTTTATGTAACTGATACTGATAATATTAGATTAGAGGTAGGATACGGTTTAGAAGGCGACATTCCAGATGTAACAGCTAAAAGTATTTTACAAACAGTCCATCCAGTATTAAGAGAAAAAAAGTATTCCGAAGCACTTAATATGCTTTATTCATTAGTAAGTGATGCTAAACTTGAAACAGCACAAACACCTAAAAAATCTATATTTACTGCTGATAACATATTCAAAGTACTTTTCATGTTAGGTATACTCGCAGCAATATTTAAAAAACCAAATAGATACCATCGTGATTATGGTGGTGGTTTTGGTGGTGGTTATGGTGGGGGTTTTGGTGGCGGATTCGGAGGAGATTTCGGTGGCGGAGGCGACAGCTTTGGCGGAGGAGACTCTGGTGGCGGAGGAGCTTCTGACTAA
- a CDS encoding nitroreductase family protein yields the protein MEFQKSVIELIKMRTSSRSFDQKNIESLTLKKLKDYIKKSNEETKLSARVIVIQSNDNDSGKAKKLGTYGVISGANSFIIGIFEKDEKNALEFGYLFEKIILFATDLGLQTCWLGGTFNKGSFEENMSLVDNEFIPIVSPVGIKKEKPRVFESVMRTVIGANKRKPWSELFFEKDSLVPLSEESVGQYAVPLEMVRLGPSASNKQPWRIIKDENAYHFYICRTKGYGVAGYDMQKNDIGIAKCHFELSANELGLKGTWLEIKNISTPNNWEYCCSWSK from the coding sequence ATGGAATTTCAAAAGTCAGTTATTGAACTTATAAAGATGAGGACATCGAGTAGATCATTTGATCAAAAAAATATTGAAAGTTTAACCCTTAAAAAACTAAAAGATTATATTAAAAAGAGTAATGAAGAAACAAAATTAAGTGCTAGGGTTATAGTTATACAAAGTAATGATAATGATTCTGGTAAAGCAAAAAAATTAGGGACATATGGAGTTATATCAGGTGCTAATTCATTTATTATTGGAATATTTGAAAAAGATGAAAAAAATGCACTTGAATTTGGGTATTTATTCGAAAAAATTATTCTCTTCGCAACGGATTTGGGTCTTCAAACATGTTGGCTCGGTGGAACTTTTAATAAGGGGAGTTTTGAAGAAAATATGAGTTTAGTTGATAATGAATTCATACCTATAGTTTCTCCCGTGGGAATAAAAAAAGAAAAGCCTAGAGTTTTTGAATCAGTTATGAGAACAGTTATTGGTGCTAATAAACGAAAACCATGGAGTGAATTGTTTTTTGAAAAAGATAGTTTAGTACCACTAAGTGAAGAGAGCGTAGGTCAATATGCTGTTCCATTAGAGATGGTAAGACTTGGACCTTCTGCTTCAAACAAACAACCTTGGAGAATTATAAAGGATGAAAATGCATATCACTTTTACATTTGCAGAACAAAAGGTTATGGAGTAGCTGGTTATGACATGCAAAAAAACGACATTGGTATAGCTAAATGCCATTTTGAGTTATCTGCAAATGAACTTGGCTTAAAAGGCACGTGGTTAGAAATAAAAAATATAAGTACACCAAATAACTGGGAATACTGTTGCAGCTGGTCTAAATAA
- a CDS encoding kinase to dihydroxyacetone kinase — protein sequence MIEYKFDTQLLIEGHNLSEDKINEYITNNFEGDCLLAVGDDELIKIHFHTNTPWKVLEYCTSLGEIYDIVVENMERQTMGLKG from the coding sequence ATGATTGAATACAAATTTGATACACAATTATTAATCGAAGGACATAATCTTTCTGAAGATAAAATAAACGAATATATTACAAATAATTTTGAAGGTGATTGTTTGCTTGCTGTTGGTGACGATGAATTAATTAAAATTCATTTTCACACCAATACACCATGGAAGGTGCTTGAGTATTGTACTTCTTTGGGAGAAATTTATGATATTGTTGTAGAAAACATGGAACGTCAAACCATGGGTCTCAAAGGCTAA
- a CDS encoding AraC family transcriptional regulator — protein MDFEHETINSNKDISVKFQYFEDNGSEISKHWHRSLEIIYLITGKLEVNINGVDYSLNENDIIVINTLEIHSTICKYGNTAVVLQVPYQFCENYIDNISTTKFICNPTITDEKKILSINDLKEILFSFYNIYNKKELGYILKINSLIFNLLFILVNKLSIKDKKFDTNKSDKYLSRLDLIIEHVENHYSEYITLNSAAHELYLSPEYFSRFFKKYIGTTFLKYLNNIRLEHAYIELVNTDTNIAQIIERNGFTNYKTFMKLFRAKYNCSPNEKRKQIRNNNN, from the coding sequence ATGGATTTTGAACATGAAACGATAAATAGTAATAAGGATATTAGTGTTAAATTTCAGTATTTCGAAGATAATGGAAGTGAGATCTCAAAACACTGGCATCGTAGTCTTGAAATTATATACCTTATAACCGGAAAACTTGAAGTAAATATAAACGGTGTGGATTATAGTTTAAATGAAAACGATATAATAGTTATAAATACATTAGAAATCCATTCAACAATATGTAAATATGGCAATACAGCTGTAGTACTACAAGTACCTTATCAGTTTTGCGAAAATTATATTGATAATATATCTACAACAAAATTCATTTGTAACCCAACCATTACTGATGAAAAAAAAATACTTTCCATAAATGATCTAAAAGAAATTTTGTTTAGTTTTTATAACATTTACAATAAAAAAGAACTTGGTTATATACTTAAAATTAACAGTTTAATCTTTAATTTATTATTTATTTTAGTAAATAAATTAAGTATAAAAGATAAAAAATTTGATACCAATAAAAGTGATAAGTATTTATCTAGATTAGATCTAATTATAGAGCATGTAGAAAATCATTATTCAGAATATATAACACTTAATTCTGCTGCACATGAACTTTATTTAAGTCCAGAATATTTTTCTCGGTTTTTTAAAAAATATATTGGAACAACTTTTTTAAAATACTTAAACAATATTCGTCTAGAACATGCTTACATAGAGCTTGTTAATACAGATACGAATATTGCTCAAATTATTGAACGCAATGGTTTTACAAATTATAAAACGTTCATGAAATTATTCAGGGCTAAATATAACTGCTCACCTAATGAAAAACGTAAACAGATTAGAAATAACAATAATTAA
- a CDS encoding MFS transporter → MLKESVNYKSKSLSVGFVERLAFGCGDLANNIVYSGISTFLLFYYTNVIGVGAAAVGTIMLISRFLDCIADLTMGVIVDRTKSKYGKARPWILRMAIPFAIGAVLLFSVPMSFGNNAKLVYIFITYNLVSTIIYTSINVPYATLNALITQDQYERSVLSIFRMVLATVGSMGIALLTLPMVKLFGNNPRAWSLTFAVFGLVAVFLFLFTFLGTKERVKPANKKQLETNIPIKDGVKALFNNKYWAIITSALVLIFIIMTINGGATVYYAQTILGDKNLVGILSTAMNLAQIVTMFLIAGFIKKHGKRNIMIAGSVITIFAYAIMALSGTNVQLLLLGNIIKGIGGAGIAACMFAMVSDTIEYGEWKTGIRTEGLINSASSFGFKVGGGLGAAIIGWILAAGGYVGGATVQTASSILAIKSLYIYLPMILTVIQIAILFLYKLDKEYPSILQELRARGNSN, encoded by the coding sequence ATGTTAAAAGAAAGTGTAAATTATAAAAGTAAAAGTTTATCAGTTGGTTTTGTAGAAAGATTAGCTTTTGGATGTGGAGATTTAGCAAACAATATCGTATATTCTGGTATATCAACGTTTTTACTATTTTATTATACAAATGTAATTGGGGTAGGCGCAGCGGCAGTTGGAACTATAATGTTAATATCACGGTTTTTAGATTGTATAGCTGATTTAACAATGGGAGTTATAGTAGACAGAACTAAATCAAAATATGGAAAAGCAAGACCCTGGATACTCAGAATGGCTATCCCTTTTGCAATAGGAGCAGTGCTACTGTTTTCAGTACCTATGAGTTTTGGTAATAATGCCAAGCTTGTATATATTTTTATAACTTACAATTTGGTATCTACTATAATTTACACATCAATTAACGTGCCATATGCAACATTAAATGCACTAATCACACAGGATCAATATGAACGTTCAGTTCTTAGTATATTTAGAATGGTGTTAGCAACAGTAGGATCAATGGGAATTGCTTTATTGACATTACCAATGGTTAAACTATTTGGAAATAATCCTAGAGCATGGTCTTTAACTTTTGCAGTATTTGGACTTGTAGCTGTATTTTTATTCTTATTTACTTTTTTAGGAACAAAGGAAAGAGTAAAACCTGCAAATAAGAAACAGTTGGAAACTAATATACCTATAAAAGATGGAGTCAAAGCGCTTTTTAACAATAAGTATTGGGCTATTATAACAAGTGCATTAGTACTCATATTTATTATTATGACCATAAATGGAGGGGCTACTGTTTACTATGCTCAAACAATTTTAGGAGATAAAAATCTTGTTGGAATATTGTCTACAGCAATGAATTTAGCACAAATCGTAACTATGTTTTTAATAGCTGGATTCATTAAGAAACATGGTAAAAGAAATATTATGATAGCAGGCTCTGTAATCACAATCTTTGCATATGCAATAATGGCTTTATCTGGAACAAATGTGCAATTGCTTCTTTTAGGAAATATCATTAAAGGGATTGGTGGAGCAGGAATAGCAGCATGTATGTTTGCAATGGTATCTGATACTATAGAATATGGAGAATGGAAAACAGGAATAAGAACAGAGGGCTTAATTAATAGTGCATCAAGTTTTGGATTTAAAGTTGGTGGAGGACTGGGGGCAGCTATTATAGGTTGGATATTGGCAGCAGGCGGATATGTAGGGGGAGCTACTGTACAAACTGCCTCAAGTATATTGGCTATTAAATCACTATATATATATTTACCTATGATACTAACAGTTATTCAAATAGCAATACTGTTTCTATATAAACTAGATAAGGAATATCCTAGTATATTACAAGAATTAAGGGCTAGAGGTAATTCAAATTAA